The following coding sequences are from one Streptomyces venezuelae window:
- a CDS encoding polysaccharide deacetylase family protein, which translates to MSVDLTPPAPSGTEPFLRLRPPRTPAWVAMYHSVADPSDDPYGITVSPERLGAQLRWMRRQGLRGVSMKYLLEACAQGQEHNLVGLTFDDGYRDFTDHALPLLQQYDCTATVFVLPGRLDGDNAWDPLGPRKPLLGADGIRHIAECGMEIASHGLTHVDLTAADDRVLRREVSGSRAALHDLTGTEAQGFCYPYGTVDERVLTAVREAGYRYACAIAPGALTGPYALPRVHIGQDDTAWRLRLKLRTNRLRRRALVRAAVTSA; encoded by the coding sequence ATGTCCGTTGACCTCACTCCGCCCGCGCCGTCCGGCACGGAGCCGTTCCTGCGGCTGCGGCCGCCCCGCACCCCGGCATGGGTGGCGATGTACCACTCCGTCGCGGACCCGTCCGACGATCCGTACGGGATCACCGTCTCCCCGGAGCGGCTCGGCGCGCAGCTGCGCTGGATGCGGCGCCAGGGGCTGCGCGGCGTCTCGATGAAGTACCTCCTGGAGGCGTGCGCGCAGGGCCAGGAGCACAACCTGGTGGGCCTCACCTTCGACGACGGGTACCGCGACTTCACCGACCACGCGCTGCCGCTTCTCCAGCAGTACGACTGCACCGCCACCGTCTTCGTCCTGCCGGGCCGCCTCGACGGCGACAACGCGTGGGACCCGCTCGGCCCCCGCAAGCCGCTGCTCGGCGCCGACGGCATCCGGCACATCGCCGAGTGCGGCATGGAGATCGCCTCACACGGTCTGACCCACGTCGACCTGACCGCCGCCGACGACCGCGTCCTGCGCCGCGAGGTCAGCGGCAGCCGGGCCGCGCTGCACGACCTGACCGGCACCGAGGCGCAGGGCTTCTGCTACCCGTACGGCACCGTCGACGAGCGCGTGCTGACCGCCGTCCGCGAGGCCGGGTACCGGTACGCCTGCGCCATCGCGCCCGGCGCCCTCACCGGCCCGTACGCCCTGCCCCGCGTCCACATCGGGCAGGACGACACCGCCTGGCGGCTCCGCCTGAAGCTGCGCACCAACCGGCTGCGGCGCCGTGCCCTCGTCCGTGCGGCGGTGACGTCCGCATGA
- a CDS encoding glycosyltransferase, with product MPLPSAPHPPRVLHVSQPVEGGVARVVVDLAAAQAATGTDVHVACPPDGFLPGALRALGAGVHVHPWTASRSPGRGLGSEVRELRRVIDTVGPGLVHAHSAKAGLAARLALRGGIPTVFQPHAWSFEAVGGPAAFLARLWERRAARWAARIVCVSEAEWVTGRRAGISGSYQVIPNGVDTDRFAPAGQDPTHVPLVVCVGRLCRQKGQDVLLRAWPAVAAQVPDARLVLVGDGPDDARLRERAGPRVAFAGAAADAAPWYRAADVVVLPSRWEGMALAPLEAMACGRPVVVTDVDGARESLPPSHRPHSLVPPEDPGALAGALVALLRDGRLRDELGRRGREHVLDHHDARRAAAAVDAVYGELLGTAPTEYRECSTT from the coding sequence ATGCCTCTGCCTTCAGCACCCCACCCCCCACGGGTCCTGCACGTCAGCCAGCCCGTGGAGGGCGGCGTGGCACGGGTCGTCGTCGACCTGGCCGCCGCGCAGGCCGCCACCGGCACCGACGTGCACGTGGCCTGCCCCCCGGACGGTTTCCTGCCGGGCGCGCTGCGCGCCCTCGGCGCCGGTGTCCACGTACACCCCTGGACGGCGTCCCGCTCCCCCGGCCGCGGTCTCGGGAGCGAGGTGCGGGAACTGCGGCGCGTCATCGACACCGTGGGTCCCGGCCTCGTCCACGCCCACAGCGCCAAGGCCGGGCTCGCCGCGCGTCTCGCGCTGCGCGGCGGCATCCCCACCGTGTTCCAGCCGCACGCCTGGTCCTTCGAGGCGGTCGGCGGTCCCGCCGCGTTCCTCGCCCGCCTGTGGGAGCGCAGGGCCGCGCGGTGGGCGGCCCGCATCGTCTGCGTCAGCGAGGCCGAGTGGGTGACCGGCCGCCGCGCCGGGATCTCCGGCTCGTACCAGGTGATCCCCAACGGCGTGGACACCGACCGGTTCGCGCCCGCCGGACAGGACCCCACCCACGTCCCGCTGGTGGTGTGCGTCGGCAGGCTCTGCCGCCAGAAGGGGCAGGACGTGCTCCTGCGCGCCTGGCCCGCGGTGGCCGCGCAGGTGCCCGACGCCCGCCTCGTCCTGGTCGGGGACGGGCCCGACGACGCACGGCTGCGGGAGCGGGCCGGGCCTCGGGTGGCCTTCGCGGGCGCGGCGGCCGACGCCGCGCCCTGGTACCGGGCGGCCGACGTCGTCGTCCTGCCGTCCCGCTGGGAGGGCATGGCACTGGCCCCGCTCGAAGCCATGGCCTGCGGCCGTCCCGTCGTGGTCACCGACGTGGACGGGGCGCGGGAGAGCCTGCCGCCGTCCCACCGCCCGCACTCCCTCGTACCGCCCGAGGACCCCGGCGCCCTTGCCGGGGCGCTGGTCGCCCTGTTGCGGGACGGGCGGCTGCGGGACGAGCTGGGGCGGCGGGGCCGCGAGCACGTACTGGACCACCACGACGCACGGCGCGCCGCGGCCGCGGTCGACGCGGTGTACGGCGAGCTTCTGGGCACGGCGCCCACCGAGTACAGGGAGTGCAGCACGACGTGA
- a CDS encoding GNAT family N-acetyltransferase — MSTAARTEPRTTPDTRTAAELCVDEDEFDALAEPWGRLHRSCGAATPFQSHAWLSSWWRSYGSPGRLRVLLVRDGARLIAAAPLMRVDRPLPALKPLGGAISDFTDVLVDDACREEGTEALLAGLYALARTALIDFGEVRPGACVEHLHARWPGPRRTLAASPCLELPPLPMEGLLKRLPTPRAQRTRAKMRKLSALGVESRVVPADEVENSVRTLLRLHQLQWQGRKVTSEHLQPRFHEHLLRSMRPMVAAGEAVVTEFSLDGEVMAADLTLLSDTLAGGYLYGAHPRLRERKVDVATMLLDASTRHTGGEHPRALSLLRGDEPYKHHWRPEPVVNQRILLARRRTAPLVSAVAWGAAARQWAKRRLREREERRSGGAGRAGNGRGGGAST, encoded by the coding sequence GTGAGCACGGCGGCGCGCACGGAGCCGCGCACCACGCCCGACACCCGTACCGCGGCCGAACTCTGCGTGGACGAGGACGAGTTCGACGCGCTCGCGGAGCCGTGGGGCCGCCTCCACCGGTCGTGCGGGGCGGCGACGCCGTTCCAGAGCCACGCCTGGCTGTCGTCCTGGTGGCGGTCGTACGGGAGTCCCGGGCGGCTGCGCGTCCTCCTGGTCCGCGACGGCGCGCGGCTGATCGCCGCGGCGCCGCTGATGCGGGTGGACCGGCCGCTGCCCGCGCTGAAACCGCTGGGCGGCGCGATCTCCGACTTCACGGACGTCCTGGTGGACGACGCGTGCCGTGAGGAGGGCACGGAGGCGCTCCTGGCCGGCCTGTACGCGCTGGCGAGGACCGCGCTGATCGACTTCGGGGAGGTCAGGCCGGGCGCCTGCGTCGAGCACCTCCACGCGCGCTGGCCGGGCCCGCGCCGCACCCTCGCGGCCTCCCCCTGCCTCGAACTCCCCCCGCTGCCCATGGAGGGCCTGCTCAAGCGGCTGCCGACGCCGCGGGCGCAGCGCACCCGCGCCAAGATGCGCAAGCTGTCGGCGCTGGGCGTGGAGAGCCGGGTCGTACCCGCCGACGAGGTGGAGAACTCGGTACGCACGCTGCTGCGGCTGCATCAACTCCAGTGGCAGGGCCGCAAGGTGACCTCCGAGCACCTCCAGCCGCGCTTCCACGAGCACCTGCTGCGCTCGATGCGCCCGATGGTCGCGGCGGGCGAGGCGGTGGTCACCGAGTTCAGTCTGGACGGCGAGGTGATGGCGGCGGACCTGACGCTGCTCTCGGACACGCTGGCGGGCGGCTACCTGTACGGGGCGCATCCCCGGCTCAGGGAGCGGAAGGTCGACGTCGCGACGATGCTCCTCGACGCGTCCACCCGGCACACCGGCGGTGAGCACCCGCGCGCGCTCAGCCTGCTGCGGGGCGACGAGCCGTACAAGCACCACTGGCGCCCGGAACCCGTCGTCAACCAGCGGATCCTCCTGGCCCGCAGGCGCACCGCGCCCCTGGTGTCCGCGGTGGCGTGGGGCGCGGCGGCCCGCCAGTGGGCGAAGCGGCGGCTGCGGGAGCGCGAGGAGCGGCGGAGCGGCGGGGCCGGGCGCGCCGGGAACGGGCGCGGTGGCGGAGCCTCGACGTGA
- a CDS encoding O-antigen ligase family protein — MIALLALPAPAEGVSSGGGGTGGAADAVSALVVGYCVVRAVRSRRRPLTRTAAVLLGLPVVGITVAAFGASSAATGVAGAARYLQIFVLVPAAVLMLVRDAHHFRLLAWSFVGLGLWQGVIGVHQNLTGTGASYMGEDIRAVGTFGSTDVMGMATVVSYGLVCAMALAFRPHVPRQRTVAVVCAGLLTVPLALSFSRGAWIATAAACVVVLVLAGVRRAARVLLVAGAAAVVLVAGLGVGSAMLQDRLSSITQVTDTPDQSVTDRYTMWAASADMWRAHPVTGVGLKGFPDHRDSHASLALSSGSDTAGAGSGFVRQPLLSPHNMYLLVLSEQGLLGLGTLAGAWAALLVCAVRRWNGQRAGRDGAGGPRLDCALVACGLLVWQLIDFVYADIGGPSTVLTAIALGMAAWWAVGARERPAAGTAGTAEPAAVHGEAGTR; from the coding sequence ATGATCGCGCTGCTCGCCCTGCCCGCGCCCGCCGAGGGCGTGTCCTCCGGCGGTGGCGGGACCGGCGGCGCGGCCGACGCGGTGTCCGCCCTCGTCGTCGGATACTGCGTCGTCCGCGCCGTGCGCTCCCGGCGGCGGCCGCTGACCCGCACCGCGGCCGTCCTCCTCGGACTGCCCGTCGTGGGCATCACCGTGGCGGCCTTCGGCGCCTCGTCCGCGGCGACCGGCGTCGCGGGGGCCGCCCGCTACCTGCAGATCTTCGTGCTCGTACCGGCCGCCGTCCTGATGCTCGTCCGCGACGCCCACCACTTCCGCCTCCTCGCCTGGTCGTTCGTGGGACTCGGCCTGTGGCAGGGCGTCATCGGCGTACACCAGAACCTCACCGGCACCGGCGCCTCGTACATGGGCGAGGACATCCGCGCCGTCGGCACGTTCGGCTCCACGGACGTCATGGGGATGGCCACCGTCGTGTCGTACGGCCTGGTCTGCGCGATGGCGCTGGCCTTCCGGCCGCACGTGCCGCGTCAACGCACGGTGGCGGTCGTGTGCGCGGGCCTCCTGACGGTGCCGCTCGCCCTGTCCTTCAGCCGTGGCGCGTGGATCGCCACCGCGGCGGCCTGCGTCGTGGTCCTCGTGCTCGCCGGGGTGCGCCGCGCGGCCCGGGTCCTGCTGGTCGCGGGCGCCGCCGCCGTCGTCCTCGTCGCGGGTCTCGGCGTCGGCTCGGCGATGCTCCAGGACCGCCTCAGCAGCATCACCCAGGTCACGGACACCCCCGACCAGTCGGTGACCGACCGCTACACGATGTGGGCGGCCTCCGCCGACATGTGGCGCGCGCACCCGGTGACCGGCGTCGGCCTGAAGGGGTTCCCCGACCACCGCGACAGCCACGCCTCGCTCGCCCTGTCCTCCGGCAGCGACACGGCGGGCGCGGGCAGCGGCTTCGTACGCCAGCCGCTGCTGTCCCCGCACAACATGTACCTGCTGGTCCTCAGCGAGCAGGGGCTGCTCGGCCTCGGCACGCTGGCCGGTGCCTGGGCGGCGCTCCTGGTGTGCGCGGTACGCCGCTGGAATGGGCAGCGCGCGGGGCGGGACGGGGCGGGCGGGCCGCGGCTCGACTGCGCGCTGGTGGCGTGCGGACTGCTCGTCTGGCAGCTGATCGACTTCGTGTACGCCGACATCGGCGGGCCCTCCACCGTCCTGACCGCGATCGCCCTCGGCATGGCCGCCTGGTGGGCGGTCGGCGCCCGCGAGCGTCCCGCGGCGGGCACGGCGGGCACGGCGGAACCGGCGGCCGTTCACGGAGAGGCGGGTACGCGATGA
- a CDS encoding exopolysaccharide biosynthesis polyprenyl glycosylphosphotransferase, with amino-acid sequence MSAERTVASSSAQSRQDTQAPPGTFVVAPREATVLRGGATARRPARRRRSAAALVAVDCAAALAALLPLDDPLRQAVLAPLLVLGVLALNAQGRLYEYAALPDTLGQLPSLAGRTVLAWSVTAVLATTLPAVGPLAPRTLLGMAALQCLLSFCGRALVHRHRRTTTVRRPRPVLVLGPSGQARGVAAALLRRPGCGMRPVGIVSETADPPQDTEDGAEAQAGSGPELPVLCTEDELHRAVIQNDVGAVLIVTGHGPGPAGWLPVLHGLGCDLWELEAHRAGPVPAPDGPRQYVAGFACRPLTPAGTGRTGVGKRLLDIAVSGVLLLAAAPVLATCALVLRTVEGPGVIFRQERVGKDGRLFTLLKFRTHRPADPQEAATRWSVADEHRMSAFCRFLRGTSLDELPQLWNVLRGDMSLVGPRPERPFFVTQFSQTYPDYAHRHRMPTGITGLAQIHGLRGDTSIEDRCRFDNAYIDSWSFWQDLCILLRTLGCLVRRTGS; translated from the coding sequence GTGAGTGCGGAACGGACCGTTGCTTCCTCATCGGCTCAGTCACGGCAGGACACCCAGGCCCCGCCCGGCACCTTCGTCGTCGCGCCACGCGAAGCGACGGTCCTGCGCGGCGGGGCGACGGCGCGGCGCCCCGCCCGGCGACGGCGCTCGGCCGCCGCGCTCGTGGCCGTCGACTGCGCCGCCGCCCTGGCCGCCCTGCTCCCGCTCGACGACCCCCTCCGGCAGGCCGTCCTCGCCCCGCTCCTCGTGCTCGGCGTGCTGGCACTGAACGCGCAGGGCCGGCTGTACGAGTACGCCGCGCTGCCCGACACGCTCGGCCAGTTGCCGTCGCTCGCCGGGCGGACCGTGCTCGCCTGGTCGGTCACCGCCGTTCTCGCCACCACCCTGCCCGCCGTCGGACCGCTCGCCCCACGGACGCTGCTCGGCATGGCGGCCCTCCAGTGCCTGCTGAGCTTCTGCGGACGCGCCCTCGTCCACCGGCACCGGCGGACCACCACTGTGCGCAGGCCCCGGCCGGTCCTCGTCCTCGGGCCGAGCGGCCAGGCCCGCGGTGTGGCGGCCGCGCTGCTGCGGCGCCCCGGCTGCGGCATGCGCCCCGTCGGCATCGTCAGCGAGACCGCGGACCCGCCGCAGGACACGGAGGACGGCGCCGAGGCGCAGGCGGGGTCCGGTCCCGAACTCCCCGTGCTCTGCACGGAGGACGAACTCCACCGCGCCGTGATCCAGAACGATGTCGGCGCGGTGCTGATCGTCACCGGGCACGGCCCCGGACCCGCCGGATGGCTGCCGGTCCTGCACGGCCTGGGCTGCGACCTGTGGGAGCTCGAAGCACACCGCGCGGGCCCCGTGCCCGCACCGGACGGGCCACGGCAGTACGTGGCCGGGTTCGCCTGCCGCCCCCTGACGCCCGCCGGGACCGGCCGGACCGGCGTCGGCAAGCGGCTCCTGGACATCGCGGTCTCCGGAGTGCTGCTGCTCGCGGCGGCACCGGTCCTCGCGACCTGCGCGCTGGTGCTGCGGACCGTCGAGGGGCCCGGCGTGATCTTCCGTCAGGAGCGCGTCGGCAAGGACGGGCGGCTCTTCACCCTCCTCAAGTTCCGCACGCACCGGCCCGCCGACCCGCAGGAGGCGGCGACCCGGTGGAGCGTCGCCGACGAGCACCGGATGAGCGCGTTCTGCCGGTTCCTGCGCGGCACCTCGCTCGACGAGCTGCCCCAGCTGTGGAACGTGCTGCGCGGCGACATGAGCCTCGTCGGCCCGCGCCCCGAACGGCCTTTCTTCGTCACGCAGTTCAGCCAGACCTACCCGGACTACGCCCACCGGCACCGCATGCCCACCGGCATCACCGGTCTGGCGCAGATCCACGGGCTGCGCGGCGACACCTCCATCGAGGACCGGTGCCGCTTCGACAACGCCTACATCGACAGCTGGTCGTTCTGGCAGGACCTGTGCATCCTGCTGCGCACCCTCGGCTGCCTCGTCCGCCGCACGGGGAGCTGA
- a CDS encoding glycosyltransferase, with the protein MRVLHIITGLGVGGAEQQLRLMLRHLPTDSDVVALTNAGTVAQGIAADGIRVTDLGMSGNRDLAALPRLVRIIRAGRYDVVHTHLYRACLYGRIAARMAGVRAVVATEHSLGDSQMEGRPLTAGVRALYLAGERLGRVTVAVSPAVGARLHRWGVPRQRIRVVPNGIEVERFRFDPASRAHTRRHLRLPDGAFVVGGVGRLAAGKRFDVLLRAAAQLPDDVVVVLVGSGPEEPELRRLADRLGLGGRVRFVGESTHEESRGQGADVPDLPSLLSAMDALASPSPEEAFGLALVEGLASGLPVLYASCPAVEGLDAAERSGAAYCPSDPDSFARALHGLRGDVPPHREAPAAVRHYSISRSAGQLMDVYASVAPGPTLEVTPR; encoded by the coding sequence ATGAGGGTCCTGCACATCATCACCGGTCTCGGTGTGGGCGGCGCGGAGCAGCAGCTGCGCCTGATGCTGCGCCACCTGCCGACGGACTCCGACGTCGTCGCGCTGACCAACGCGGGCACCGTCGCCCAGGGCATCGCGGCCGACGGCATCCGCGTCACCGACCTGGGCATGTCCGGCAACCGTGACCTGGCGGCGCTGCCACGTCTGGTCAGGATCATCCGCGCGGGCCGGTACGACGTCGTGCACACGCACCTCTACCGCGCCTGTCTGTACGGGCGCATCGCGGCCCGCATGGCAGGGGTGCGCGCGGTGGTCGCCACCGAGCACTCCTTGGGCGACTCGCAGATGGAGGGCCGGCCGCTGACCGCGGGGGTCCGCGCCCTGTATCTGGCCGGGGAGCGGCTCGGCCGGGTGACGGTCGCGGTCTCGCCCGCGGTGGGGGCGCGGCTGCACCGGTGGGGCGTGCCGCGGCAGCGGATCCGGGTGGTCCCGAACGGCATCGAGGTGGAGCGCTTCCGCTTCGACCCGGCGAGCCGGGCGCACACGCGGCGGCATCTCCGGCTGCCCGACGGGGCGTTCGTCGTCGGCGGCGTCGGACGGCTCGCCGCGGGCAAGCGCTTCGACGTGCTGCTGCGGGCCGCCGCGCAGCTGCCGGACGACGTGGTCGTCGTCCTGGTGGGAAGCGGTCCCGAGGAGCCGGAGCTCCGCCGTCTCGCGGACCGGCTCGGGCTCGGGGGGCGGGTGCGGTTCGTCGGCGAGTCCACGCACGAGGAGAGCCGCGGGCAGGGCGCCGACGTGCCGGACCTTCCGTCGCTCCTGTCCGCCATGGACGCGCTGGCCTCCCCCTCGCCCGAGGAGGCCTTCGGCCTGGCCCTGGTGGAGGGCCTGGCCAGCGGCCTTCCCGTGCTGTACGCCTCCTGCCCGGCCGTCGAGGGCCTCGACGCGGCGGAGCGGTCCGGTGCCGCGTACTGCCCGAGCGATCCGGACTCCTTCGCGCGGGCGCTGCACGGCCTGCGCGGCGACGTCCCGCCGCACCGCGAGGCACCGGCCGCGGTGCGGCACTACAGCATCAGCCGAAGCGCCGGCCAACTGATGGACGTATACGCGTCAGTTGCCCCCGGCCCGACCCTGGAGGTGACCCCTCGATGA
- a CDS encoding glycoside hydrolase family 26 protein has translation MGSHTPQRLRRRGRVAFVATGIVSSLALATVPGHTADAERDGEPPGGVSAAPAFGAYLDYGPRGVERMTELSRWLGGAELRVGHTYLPGDLWSNIEGAPNFLEKWAEWRKAKSDRLFVLNVPMLERNEDGVGDAEVAGMLKRGATGAFDEHYRVLAERLVDLGVPDTVVVLGWEMNGTTYTHRCGPDPESWKKYWNRIVTTMRSVPGQKFQFDFTPSRGRDAVPWTQCYPGDDTVDIIGMDSYDQPRGMSFDEQVKEPYGLQHHVDFAAAHKKPISYPEWGLFRNGDNEEYMRRMLEWMKEKKPLYNTVTDYCPHGVWQCKENPESAEIYRKLLSGRDALPTDPVNPPNCSPVEFGEWVEKWLGGKLCLRFDWWKDPEKS, from the coding sequence ATGGGATCACACACCCCACAACGTCTTCGACGCCGTGGACGTGTCGCTTTCGTCGCCACGGGAATCGTTTCTTCGCTCGCGTTGGCGACCGTGCCGGGGCATACGGCGGATGCGGAACGTGACGGTGAACCACCCGGGGGCGTCTCCGCGGCCCCCGCCTTCGGCGCCTATCTCGACTACGGTCCGCGCGGGGTCGAGCGGATGACCGAACTCAGCCGGTGGCTCGGGGGCGCCGAGCTGAGGGTCGGTCACACGTACCTCCCGGGCGACCTCTGGAGCAACATCGAGGGCGCTCCGAACTTCCTGGAGAAATGGGCCGAGTGGCGGAAGGCGAAAAGCGACAGGCTTTTCGTGCTCAACGTCCCGATGCTCGAACGCAACGAGGACGGCGTCGGCGACGCCGAGGTCGCCGGGATGCTGAAGAGGGGCGCGACCGGCGCCTTCGACGAGCACTACCGGGTGCTCGCGGAGCGCCTGGTCGACCTGGGCGTGCCGGACACGGTGGTCGTGCTCGGCTGGGAGATGAACGGCACGACCTACACCCATCGCTGCGGTCCGGACCCGGAGTCCTGGAAGAAGTACTGGAACAGGATCGTCACCACGATGCGTTCGGTGCCGGGACAGAAGTTCCAGTTCGACTTCACGCCGAGCAGAGGCCGGGACGCCGTTCCGTGGACGCAGTGCTATCCCGGGGACGACACGGTCGACATCATCGGCATGGACTCGTACGACCAGCCGCGCGGAATGTCATTCGACGAGCAGGTGAAGGAGCCCTATGGACTCCAGCACCACGTGGACTTCGCGGCGGCCCACAAGAAGCCCATCTCTTATCCGGAATGGGGTCTGTTCCGCAACGGCGACAACGAGGAGTACATGCGCCGCATGCTGGAATGGATGAAGGAGAAGAAGCCGCTGTACAACACCGTCACCGACTACTGCCCGCACGGCGTGTGGCAGTGCAAGGAGAATCCGGAGTCCGCGGAGATCTACCGCAAGCTCCTCTCGGGCCGTGACGCGCTGCCGACCGATCCCGTGAACCCGCCGAACTGTTCGCCCGTGGAATTCGGCGAATGGGTCGAGAAGTGGCTCGGCGGCAAGCTGTGTCTGCGGTTCGACTGGTGGAAGGACCCGGAGAAGTCCTGA
- the murJ gene encoding murein biosynthesis integral membrane protein MurJ: MTTVPQEVAPEPDAPPTAGTTAPTATVAPPAPTPAPEPAEKTGGSFLAKAALVTAALSVAGSLLGLVRDQALAHFFGAGTDTDAFLVAWTLPELAATLLIEDGLAFFLVPAFSLALARRADGPPLDPVRELVRASLPRMTLWFVGTAVLLIAAAPYLVAVLAPGLPDPRLAVDCTRLTATCALTFGLTGYCSAALRAHQRFVAPATVYVAYNAAIIAALFALAAPFGVRAAAAGVAVGGVLMVVVQAPSLWRQLRRPYRPGPGAASASAGSPDRTLQTAIIWTVLLFALCRQSQVLIERFLASSLPAGAISHLNYAQKVAQMPMALSLMICTVTFPVVARALAKGETERARERVERDIVLAGCVVLLGAAAVVAAAPPLIELLFQRGAFTARDTAATASVMRVYAFGLLGHTLVGALARAHFSVARTTWIPLYAMFVGVVATAGIGFLTVGTWGVHGIAAANATGICVTALLLLRGMGPRTVPIRTRALAGQLGRLLVAAGCAAVLGALCAQRVAHPALAVLASFTVVTVSFVLIGLLLRAQPWPSALRTVSRKLRHVR; encoded by the coding sequence ATGACGACCGTGCCGCAGGAGGTGGCTCCCGAGCCGGACGCGCCGCCCACCGCCGGAACCACCGCGCCCACCGCGACGGTCGCGCCCCCGGCCCCGACGCCGGCCCCGGAGCCCGCCGAGAAGACAGGCGGCTCGTTCCTCGCCAAGGCCGCGCTGGTCACCGCCGCGCTGTCCGTCGCGGGATCGCTCCTCGGGCTCGTCCGCGACCAGGCACTCGCGCACTTCTTCGGCGCCGGGACCGACACCGACGCCTTCCTCGTCGCCTGGACGCTCCCCGAGCTGGCGGCGACGCTGCTCATCGAGGACGGCCTCGCCTTCTTCCTCGTGCCCGCGTTCAGCCTGGCCCTCGCGCGCCGCGCGGACGGCCCGCCCCTCGACCCGGTCCGCGAGCTCGTCCGGGCCTCGCTGCCCCGGATGACCCTGTGGTTCGTGGGCACGGCCGTCCTGCTCATCGCGGCCGCCCCCTACCTCGTCGCGGTGCTCGCCCCCGGCCTGCCCGACCCGCGGCTCGCCGTCGACTGCACCCGGCTGACCGCCACCTGCGCCCTCACCTTCGGCCTCACGGGCTACTGCAGCGCCGCGCTCCGCGCCCACCAGCGGTTCGTCGCGCCCGCCACGGTCTACGTCGCCTACAACGCGGCCATCATCGCCGCCCTGTTCGCGCTCGCGGCGCCGTTCGGGGTGCGGGCCGCGGCGGCCGGTGTGGCGGTGGGCGGGGTGCTCATGGTCGTCGTACAGGCGCCGTCGCTGTGGCGGCAGCTGCGGCGCCCGTACCGGCCCGGACCGGGGGCCGCGTCCGCCTCGGCGGGTTCCCCGGACAGGACCCTTCAGACCGCGATCATCTGGACCGTCCTGCTGTTCGCGCTGTGCCGTCAGTCGCAGGTCCTCATCGAGCGGTTCCTCGCCTCGTCGCTGCCCGCCGGGGCCATCTCGCACCTGAACTACGCGCAGAAGGTCGCGCAGATGCCGATGGCCCTCTCGCTCATGATCTGCACGGTCACCTTCCCCGTCGTGGCGCGGGCGCTCGCCAAGGGCGAGACGGAGCGGGCCCGCGAGCGCGTCGAGCGGGACATCGTCCTGGCCGGTTGTGTGGTGCTGCTCGGCGCGGCGGCCGTCGTCGCCGCCGCTCCCCCGCTCATCGAACTGCTCTTCCAGCGCGGCGCCTTCACCGCCCGCGACACCGCCGCCACCGCGTCCGTCATGCGCGTCTACGCCTTCGGCCTGCTCGGCCACACCCTGGTCGGCGCGCTGGCCCGCGCGCACTTCTCGGTGGCCCGCACCACATGGATCCCGCTCTACGCGATGTTCGTCGGCGTCGTCGCCACCGCGGGGATCGGCTTCCTGACCGTCGGCACGTGGGGCGTCCACGGGATCGCCGCGGCCAACGCGACCGGCATCTGCGTCACCGCGCTGCTCCTGCTGCGCGGCATGGGCCCGCGCACCGTGCCGATCAGGACACGGGCCCTCGCCGGACAGCTGGGCCGTCTCCTGGTGGCCGCGGGGTGCGCGGCGGTGCTCGGCGCCCTGTGCGCGCAGCGGGTCGCGCACCCCGCACTCGCGGTCCTCGCGAGCTTCACCGTCGTGACCGTCTCCTTCGTGCTCATCGGGCTGCTCCTGAGGGCGCAGCCCTGGCCGTCCGCCCTTCGCACCGTCAGCAGAAAGCTGCGTCATGTCCGTTGA
- a CDS encoding lipopolysaccharide biosynthesis protein produces MSDSVNERPRTLALRERAARLPRWSALPACAVLGALAGAGYGALQTPQYTATSYVVAVPQEKGDPATALGFAQAYGRVATQLAVLGDAQVAAGMSATELQDKVKVATSPDAPMIAVSATTDKPSSAAITANAVARSLSTGANHSKDSTRIKLIPFSRALPPNDPASLSTGVTTLVGGCAGGLLGGLALLVRPRARTEAVAGPSVPGPASALVRSAP; encoded by the coding sequence ATGAGCGACTCCGTGAACGAGCGCCCGCGCACCCTCGCCCTGCGAGAGCGTGCCGCGCGGCTCCCCCGCTGGTCGGCGCTGCCGGCCTGCGCGGTCCTCGGCGCCCTGGCCGGTGCCGGGTACGGCGCGCTGCAGACGCCGCAGTACACGGCGACGAGTTACGTCGTCGCCGTCCCGCAGGAGAAGGGCGACCCGGCGACGGCGCTCGGCTTCGCGCAGGCGTACGGCCGGGTCGCCACGCAGCTCGCGGTGCTGGGCGACGCGCAGGTGGCGGCGGGCATGTCGGCCACGGAGCTGCAGGACAAGGTGAAGGTCGCCACGTCGCCGGACGCGCCGATGATCGCGGTCTCGGCGACCACGGACAAGCCGTCGTCCGCCGCGATCACCGCCAACGCGGTGGCCCGGTCGCTGTCCACCGGCGCCAACCACTCCAAGGACAGCACGCGGATCAAGCTGATCCCGTTCTCGCGCGCCCTGCCGCCCAACGACCCGGCGTCGCTCTCCACCGGTGTGACGACCCTGGTCGGCGGGTGCGCGGGCGGGCTGCTCGGCGGCCTCGCGCTCCTGGTCCGCCCGCGCGCCCGTACGGAGGCGGTGGCGGGCCCCTCCGTGCCGGGACCCGCGTCCGCGCTGGTGCGGAGCGCCCCGTGA